The Pongo abelii isolate AG06213 chromosome 20, NHGRI_mPonAbe1-v2.0_pri, whole genome shotgun sequence genome window below encodes:
- the LOC129052015 gene encoding LOW QUALITY PROTEIN: stabilizer of axonemal microtubules 3-like (The sequence of the model RefSeq protein was modified relative to this genomic sequence to represent the inferred CDS: deleted 1 base in 1 codon): MASGTLALRCGPPWSSISATEMPESWPNWHFTSSYVTHGIIPPVPFTPPTVLSTVADPLPPTAKQDSRIWAFDEVLSRWETTSGSAYVPKTHGWPCAQPRAPEPADPTRTVGIKDSGEKLRHRGWCLPLTTKYQSSEPRAQYTCSPGPDARAPKYIGPQPSQLSDHHRGGPSQALISCTKNPALSGRPFTVSDRGVLDRRQLYLTTSARDFRFYPKTELSGYPRKDYLTYWSFEERPQLWSHDSQRQPCLCSSRPPPAPHGGALSLAQESYSPSLHPLRRLDRFRPLEATWGGPHWKPLPGIHSLPKAYSTENSRSGSWKPALVGACPASPTPDTLPGLGAERSSGPPLTTQCPDLGGLALIKSIRSVGTGLAQTRPPSCGRIAGKGLSPDNVPGGCGPAGRTHLLRAYSIISQIT; this comes from the exons ATGGCCAGTGGCACCCTGGCTCTGCGCTGTGGCCCCCCGTGGTCTTCCATCTCTGCAACGGAGATGCCTGAATCCTGGCCCAACTGGCATTTCACCAGCAGCTACGTTACCCATGGCATTATCCCACCCGTACCCTTCACCCCGCCCACGGTGCTG TCCACGGTCGCGGACCCTCTACCTCCGACTGCAAAGCAGGATTCTCGCATCTGGGCTTTCGACGAGGTCCTCAGCAGATGGGAGACAACCTCTGGCTCGGCCTACGTGCCCAAGACCCATGGCTGGccctgcgcccagcccagagccCCAGAGCCTGCAGACCCCACGCGGACTGTGGGGATCAAGGATTCAGGAGAAAAG CTCAGACACCGCGGCTGGTGCCTCCCACTGACCACAAAGTACCAGAGCAGCGAGCCGAGGGCGCAGTACACTTGCTCTCCAGGCCCGGACGCGCGCGCCCCCAAATACATCGGGCCCCAG CCCTCACAACTCTCAGACCACCACCGCGGGGGGCCTTCCCAG GCTCTAATCTCCTGCACGAAGAACCCCGCGCTGTCTGGCCGGCCTTTCACAGTATCCGACCGGGGCGTCCTGGACCGCCGCCAGCTCTATCTAACCACCTCGGCGCGGGACTTTCGGTTCTATCCCAA GACGGAGCTGTCCGGATACCCCCGCAAGGACTACCTGACATACTGGAGTTTCGAAGAGAGGCCCCAACTCTGGAGTCACGACTCGCAGCGGCAGCCCTGTCTCTGCTCCTCCCGGCCGCCTCCAGCGCCGCACGGCGGGGCCCTGTCTCTGGCTCAGGAATCCTACAGCCCCTCGCTGCACCCGCTCCGACGGCTCGACCGCTTCCGCCCGCTGGAGGCGACCTGGGGTGGCCCCCACTGGAAGCCCCTGCCGGGCATCCACAGCCTCCCGAAAGCCTACAGCACCGAGAACTCCCGCTCAGGCAGCTGGAAGCCGGCGCTAGTGGGAGCCTGCCCggccagccccaccccagacaCGCTCCCTGGCCTGGGGGCGGAGCGGAGCTCTGGACCTCCGCTCACTACCCAGTGTCCGGACCTAGGCGGGCTCGCACTCATTAAGTCTATCCGCAGTGTGGGGACAGGACTAGCCCAGACACGCCCACCCAGCTGCGGCAGGATCGCGGGGAAGGGACTAAGTCCAGATAATGTCCCCGGAGGCTGTGGACCCGCGGGCAGGACACACCTCCTGCGGGCCTATTCAATAATCAGTCAAATCACCTGA
- the LOC100452187 gene encoding choriogonadotropin subunit beta 3 isoform X1, which produces MEMLQGLLLLMLLSMGRTWASKEPLRPRCRPINATLAVEKEGCPVCVTVNTTICAGYCPTMTRVLQSVLPPLPQVVCNYRDVRFEYIRLPGCPRGVNPVVSYAVALSCQCALCRRSTTDCGGPKDHPLTCDDPRFQDPSSSKAPPPSLPSPSRLPEPSDTPFLPQ; this is translated from the exons ATGGAGATGCTCCAG GGGCTGCTGCTGTTGATGCTGCTGAGCATGGGCAGGACATGGGCATCCAAGGAGCCGCTTCGGCCACGGTGCCGCCCCATCAATGCCACCCTGGCTGTCGAGAAGGAGGGCTGCCCCGTGTGCGTCACCGTCAACACCACCATCTGTGCCGGCTACTGCCCCACCATG ACGCGCGTGCTGCAGTCGGTCCTGCCGCCCCTGCCTCAGGTGGTGTGCAACTACCGCGATGTGCGCTTCGAATACATCCGGCTCCCTGGCTGCCCGCGCGGCGTGAACCCCGTGGTCTCCTACGCCGTGGCTCTCAGCTGTCAATGTGCACTCTGCCGCCGCAGCACCACTGACTGCGGGGGTCCCAAGGACCACCCCTTGACCTGTGATGACCCCCGCTTCCAGGACCCCTCTTCCTCAAAGGCCCCTCCCCCCAGCCTTCCAAGTCCATCCCGACTCCCGGAGCCCTCAGACACCCCGTTCCTCCCACAATAA
- the LOC100452187 gene encoding choriogonadotropin subunit beta variant 2 isoform X2 encodes MGRPGLRAAVSDPGEAVSLSQGLLLLMLLSMGRTWASKEPLRPRCRPINATLAVEKEGCPVCVTVNTTICAGYCPTMTRVLQSVLPPLPQVVCNYRDVRFEYIRLPGCPRGVNPVVSYAVALSCQCALCRRSTTDCGGPKDHPLTCDDPRFQDPSSSKAPPPSLPSPSRLPEPSDTPFLPQ; translated from the exons ATGGGAAGACCAGGGCTCAGGGCTGCGGTCTCAGACCCGGGTGAAGCAGTGTCCTTGTCCCAGGGGCTGCTGCTGTTGATGCTGCTGAGCATGGGCAGGACATGGGCATCCAAGGAGCCGCTTCGGCCACGGTGCCGCCCCATCAATGCCACCCTGGCTGTCGAGAAGGAGGGCTGCCCCGTGTGCGTCACCGTCAACACCACCATCTGTGCCGGCTACTGCCCCACCATG ACGCGCGTGCTGCAGTCGGTCCTGCCGCCCCTGCCTCAGGTGGTGTGCAACTACCGCGATGTGCGCTTCGAATACATCCGGCTCCCTGGCTGCCCGCGCGGCGTGAACCCCGTGGTCTCCTACGCCGTGGCTCTCAGCTGTCAATGTGCACTCTGCCGCCGCAGCACCACTGACTGCGGGGGTCCCAAGGACCACCCCTTGACCTGTGATGACCCCCGCTTCCAGGACCCCTCTTCCTCAAAGGCCCCTCCCCCCAGCCTTCCAAGTCCATCCCGACTCCCGGAGCCCTCAGACACCCCGTTCCTCCCACAATAA